In the genome of Verrucomicrobiota bacterium, the window GCCAAAGTTATACCTGCTCGTGTTTTGCGGAATCGCACTTTTCGCTTTGGCGTTATTTACTATTCTGCCCAGGAAAGCAGACCCTTTGTTCACCTTGCCTGATTTTAAATCAAAGTTGCCTTCGGATCTTGATGATTGGGATTGGATCGATCCTCCGTTATCGGAGTCCGAGGAGGTGTTGAAGGTGATTGATCGCGATTTGGCATTTGATGAAGGTCTGTACCGCGTATACATATCCGGAGAAGTGATGGTAGCAGTATGGGCAGCATACTGGAGCCCCGGAAAAGTGGATGTGCGCGATGTGCAGTGGCATGTCCCCGACAGTTGTTGGGTGAATGGTGGTTGGAACATCGATCAAGGTTTGGATGATTACCCACTCGCGTTTCCCAATGGTCGGAAACTGATTTCGGGAAAATATCGACTGATGGAAAAGAATGGAGGCAAGGTGCATGTTGCTTTCTGGCATCTGGTCGGCGGCAATAATTTAAAGATTACCCGAAATGCCGGTTCCTTGATTGAATTGCCGGAAATAATTTCTCAAACCGGATTCCAAAGTCAGGACGAGCAATTCTTTTTTCGTATTTCGAGTACCCATGCGTTCGAAGATCTGATGACTGATCCAGGCTTCAGGAAGATAGTCGAAAGCTTGGGCATGCTTGGGTTAAATGATGCTCAGACAGAGATGTAAGTGCAGTCAGAAATAAGAGTACTTTTAAAATACTGGTATCGAAAATGCATCTGCGATGGATGAAACAAAATCGTGAATTAATTTCTCCGTAAAAGTAGTCTGAAGAGCTTGATAATAATATGATAAAAAGTGCGGACCCCTTTTTTGAGTGATGTCCAGTAGCCTGTTTTTTGCGGGTTTTGGTAATACCCGCTATGAAAATAATTTTATTAATGAGCACTCTTTGTTGTACCTTTTCGGGATTGAAGGGTCAACTGGTCGTATGGGATTTTGACGGAATCACTTATCAAAATACTATTTTGGCTTCCTCATTTGCCTCCTATCCCGCTGGAAGTATGAGCGCTTCGAATATTTCGGTCGGGTCAGGCCTGCTAAGGCGAAATGAGAACCACGGTATCGAGTTCAGAAGTTGGAGTACCAACAGTTCACTTGATGTTGCCAATAACGATTACATCGCCTTCGACGTAACCGTTGATGTTGGACGTGCTGCTAATTTTGGAGACCTCACCTTTGATTTTCGCGGCCGAGATACCGGCGGTTCGAATGGGCCGGACAAGTTTGCTGTTTTTACCAGTGTCGCTGGCTTTACTGGCGGGAATGAGGTGGATACTTTCAATATTTCTGGAGACCCTGGCTATGGAACGGTGACTTTTGATCTTAGCAGCCTCACTAATGTGACTGGAACCGTCGAAGTGCGCATTTATGGCTGGGATTCGGGTTCCAATAATGGAGACATAAAATTTAAGAGTAACAGCGACACCGATATTGTTCTTGGTGGGGAAGTTATCCCCGAACCATCCACTTACGCATTAATATTCGGTGGAATTGCCCTGGCAGTTGTGATGTTAAAGCGTAGAGCTTGAGGATACTGGCAGGATTCGCAGTGTGTGTTTATTGTTTCCAAAGATACCGGAACTTTCAGACGGCAAAAAGACGAATACTTTATCCTTGGAATTCCAGAGTGCACGCGGCTAAGGTTGCGCGCTTTTTAACCTGGATAATCGATGATTGATACTAAGATCCTGAGAGAAGAACCGGAGCGGGTTCGCGAGGCCATAGCCAACAAGGGCAGCGATTGCGACCTGGATGCGATTTTGGCGATGGACATAGAACGTCGGCAGTTGATTACAACTGTGGAGCAACTGCGCGCCCAGCAGAAGAGCGTGAACTCCGAAATGGCTGCTTTGGGAAAAGGGTCTCCAGAGTTTCTGGCAAAGCTTGAAGAAATGCGTGCTGTCGCATCAAACGTCAAAGAGGGAGACTCATCCTTAAAGGAGCTCGAAGAAAAGTGGGAACAGGCGCTACTTTCTATTCCCAATATCGCTCACAGTTCAGTGCCCGTTGCTCCAACACCGGAAGGAAATGTAGTTCATTCATCCTGGGGCGATATCGCCAGTGCAAGCCCTCACGCGGTGGCTCATTACGATTCGGATGTTTTCAACCGACTCTCAGACTTTCCTCGAGGCTCCAAAGTTACTGGTGCTGGATGGCCGTTTTTTCAGGGTGGCTTGGCTCGGCTTATCCGGAGTTTAATCAATTTTTACCTGGACGAGGCTCGCAACAATGGTTTCGAGGAGCTCATGGCTCCGTTGGTTGTAAACGAAGCCAGCGCCCGGGCAACGGGACAGTTGCCGGATAAGGAAGGGCAGATGTATGTGATCCCTCAGGAAGGGTTTTACATGATCCCCACCTCTGAAGTCCCGGTCACGAATTTCTACCGGGACGAGATTCTGGATGAGGCGGACCTTCCAATCTATCGTGCTTGTTACACGCCGTGTTTTCGTCGCGAGGCGGGAAGTCATGGTAAAGACGTACGCGGTTTGAATCGCACCCACCAGTTCGATAAAGTGGAATTGGTAAAATGGGTCAAACCCGGGGAGTCCTATGACGAGTTGGAAAGTCTTCGCGACCATGCCGAAAGATTGCTTCAGAAACTGGAGCTTCCGTACCGCGTTCTGCTTATGTGCACCGGTGACCTAGGTTTCACTCAGACCAAGAAATATGATTTGGAAGTCTGGGCTGCCGGCCAGGAACGGTGGTTGGAGGTTTCCAGTTGTAGCAATTTTGAATCCTTTCAGGCACGGCGGGCAAACATCCGCTTTCGTTCTCAAGGAGAGAAGCCCGTTCATGTGCATACCTTGAATGGTTCTGCTCTCGCCGTTCCCCGTGTATTGGCTGCGATTCTTGAAAATAATTTGCAGGAAGATGGACGGGTTAAAATTCCTGCTGTGTTGGTCGATTATTTCGGGGAAGATTATTTAACCTAAGATGAATCATGGACTGGCCTAATAAAGCGGACGCACTGGCAGATTCGATTTCGAAGTCGGGGCTTCATCTCAAGGCTACCGAAAAGATCGGGTCCTCCACCGGTTCTCTGGGCGTTGCCTGTTCAGGTGGATCAGATTCATTGGCTGTACTCTTATTGGTTTTTGCGCATTTCCCGGAACTGCGTTCGCGGATTACGGTGTTGCATTTTAATCACTTACTTCGAGGTGAGGCATCAGAACAAGATGCTGCTTTTGTGGAGGAAGTGGCCAAAGGACTGGAATTGGAATTCGTTGGTGGTTTATGGAAGGACAGAGATGATTCAATCTCCGTATCTGAGGAACGGGCACGAAAAGCGCGCCATGCCTTTTTTGATGCATTTGTTTTCGAAAAGAAGGGTGCCCTCATCATTTCTGGTCACCAACAGGATGATATACTGGAAACCTTACTGTTGCGGATTGCTCGAGCCAGTAATCTGAAAGGCCTTTCCGCCCCAAAACCGGTGACTGAATTTGCAAACGGAAAAACGATGGTTCGGCCACTTCTTACCCTTTCAAAAGCGGCTATTGAAACCGCATTGTCCGATGCTGCGATTCCCTGGCGGGAAGATGCTTCTAATGCAGATTCGCGTTTTGATCGAAATCGTTTGCGGAACGAAGTGATTCCGGCATGGCAGGAAGCAACTCAGTTTGACCTCGGACGAGCTGCCGCTCAGGTGAGAGCTTTTTTGGAAGAGGCGGATGAAGCGATTGAGCATCAATTAGGGCAATCAGCGTTTCCCTCTCCCTCCGATAATCCTGCGGAACTGATGGAAGTTGATGGACCAAGAGCCGTGCTTCGGCGTTGGTTTCAAATGTGGATTGCCTCAAGGAAGCTGGATGGTTCGATTTCCACCTCTGTCGTAAATGAAGTGTTGGATAGATTGGCTGATCTGGGAAAAGGACAATGGAGCGCTAGCGAAGGATTTATTCGTGTGAATGGCAGGCGTATTTCGTTTGAGAAGGATTTCGATCAGGATTTTCTTCGAGTTGAGCGTTTCAGCCTAAGTCCGAACGAAACACTTTCGCTGCCATCAGGCGCAAAACTTAGCTCCCAATGGACGCAATCCTCGGAAAAATTACTGGGAGATCTTAAAAATGGGAAATATTCGGAGAGTACAACGGTTCTATTAGACTGTGACCGTATCCCACATGAATCCTTTATTATCCGGTTTTGGCAACCAGGAGATCGCTATCAGGCGCTCAACGCCCCTGGAAATAGGAAACTTCAAGATTTGTTTGGAGATCGTAAAATACCAAAAGAGGAACGAAATAAACTACCGGTGGTCACTACGAATGATTCACTAATCCTTTGGTGTCCCGGGCTTCCGGTGAACCATCTCGTCCGCGTAACTGAAAAAACAAAAGAAATCCTGCAATTGACTTATACCTTCTGACACTAAGATTGTTCTAAGCTACAAATTTTCTGATATTAAGACATGCCTACTGAAAACGACTCTGAGGGCCGCCGCCCATTAAAAAATAGTCCACCTGATCGCTTCCAACCGAAAGTTGCCATGATCTGGCTTCTTGTTGTATTGGCCATCGCGAGCTTGTTTATGCTCGGTCCGCGGACCAAAGGCCGTATAATTTCACTGGAACCTCATGAAGTGTTTACCGAACTTGATCGCGGAAATATCAAGTCTGGCATAATCAAATCGGATCCTTCCGGAGGCTCATGGGAATGGTCAATTATTACGGGAGAACTGTATGTTGATCCCCGGATGGAGGTCCCAGTTGATCCAGATGCTTCCACTTATGTTTCTACAAATCAAGATTCTGAAAAGGAACCTATTCGGTTTCGCTCCGATGGTCGCTTGACCGGAGATGTGTATCAAAAGCTTCAGGAGTCTGGAAAATTTTCTGAGGAGAAGAGTAGCAGCGCAATGACGGATCTCCTGCTCGGAATTGTTCCTTTTATTCTCATCATTGGACTTCTCTATTTTCTGTTTGTCCGTCAGTTGAGAATGGCTGGCCGTGGAGCTATGAGCTTTGGCAAAAGTAAAGCCAAGCTACTCACTCGCGATCGGGATAAAGTTTCTTTTAAAGACGTGGCTGGTTGCGATGAAGCTAAAGAAGAAGTAGGAGAGGTCGTTGACTTTCTTAAAGATCCTAAAAAATTCCAACGTATCGGGGGGCAAATCCCCAAGGGGATTCTCATGGTCGGACCTCCTGGAACGGGTAAGACGCTCATCGCCCGTGCTGTTGCCGGGGAAGCGGAAGTTCCTTTTTTCACCATTAGCGGTTCAGATTTTGTAGAAATGTTTGTAGGCGTAGGTGCGAGTCGAGTGCGTGACATGTTCGAGCAGGCACGCAAACATGCACCCTGTATTGTATTCATTGATGAAATCGATGCGGTGGGTCGCCAACGTGGCGCAGGCCTCGGTGGCGGTAACGACGAGCGCGAGCAAACTTTGAATTCCCTTTTGGTTGAGATGGATGGATTCGATGGACACGAAGGTGTGGTTATCATTGCTGCAACGAATCGCCCGGATGTATTGGATGGAGCACTGCTTCGCCCGGGTCGTTTTGACCGTCAGGTGCTTATCGACTTGCCCGATCTAAATGGCCGGGAAGCCATATTGAAGGTGCACGCCAAAAAAATAAAATTGGGTGCAGGTGTAGATCTCCGGGTTGTCGCGCAGGGCACTACAGGTTTTTCAGGTGCCGATCTGGCAAATCTCTTGAATGAGGGTGCGTTGATCGCCGCTCGTTATGACAAGAAGGAGGTCGATCGCCATGATATGGATGAGGCGCGCGACAAAATTAGCTTTGGTCGTGAACGCCGAAAACTCATGGACGAAGAAGATCGTCGGATGACTGCATTCCACGAAGCGGGCCATGCCTTGGTTCAAGCCGTTCTGGGAGACAAGAAGTTAGCCCTCTACAAGGTAACGATAATCCCACGTGGACGCGCTTTGGGGATGACCATGTTCACTCCTACCAAGGATATTTTAGGCCGCTCCAAAAAGGAATTACTTGATGAAATCTGTATGGCCATGGGCGGTCGTCTCGGCGAAGAAATCGAAACAGGCGACTTTAGCAACGGAGCTTCGGGAGATATCAAGATGGCCACCAAGACCGCACGTCACATGGTTTGCGATTGGGGTATGGGCGACTTGGGACCTGTCGCCCTTGGTGAAAATCAAGAGCATATGTTTCTGGCCCGTGAAATCACCCGTACGCAAAATTACAGTGAGGAGACCGCGAGGAAGATAGACGAAAATATCCGCGCAATCATTAACGCTCAGTATGAGCGGGCCAAGGGCATCATCGAAGAACACCATGATGCATTAAAATTGATAGCTGAGGCGCTTCTCGAATACGAAACCATTGAGGCTGTCCATGTTCATGAAGCGCTCAAAGATGGTAAGATTACTTCTCCTTTCGAAAACAATGATCTGATTCGTAAAGGACAGGATAAAGTCGAAGAAGTTGAGAAGGAAGCCGCCGCCAAAAAGAAAAAACCCGAGATTGGACCTTCAACGGACGCCGCTGGTGCCATTGCCTAAACCTTCCTCTTTGACTGTTTCTTAGGGCTTGATGATTCAAGGATGCTTGGGCATCGTGCCCACCATTCAATGACGAAGCCAGATATTAGCTACTCTCGGATCGGACAGCTTGCAGAGCCTCCGGTTATCAGCGAAATCATGAAGGTCGCTTTGGAAAACAAGCAGATTCTTTCTTTGGCGGCCGGGTTTACGGACACCGAGGCCTTACCTGTTCAGGCTGTTCGGGATGTAGCTGTGTCCCTGGTCACGAATGGTCGTTCCCCGGAGTATCTTCAGTACGGCACAACCATGGGTCGACCTGATCTAAGAAAGTTCGTGGCCCAACGTTTGAGCAGGATGGATCACCACCAGAGTCCATCCTACCACCCTGATAATGTCATGATTACGAATGGCTCCCAGCAGTCACTCTACATGGCCATGCAGGTGTTATGTGATCCTGGTGACATCGTTCTGGTCGAAAGTCCGAGTTATTTTGTTTTCCTGGAGCTTTTGAAGGGACTGGGGATAACCGCGGTTGGCCTTCCTTTGGATGAACATGATGAAATCGATACAAAAGCTACTGCGGCGTTAATAGAAACGTTCAAGGCGGATGGGTCGATAAACCGGGTTAAAGCAGTGTACTTGGAATCCTGGTATTCAAACCCGTCAACCCGTTGTTTGACCACGGAAAAAAAGGTTGAGGTGGCCACGGTCTTGAAAGAAGCAGACCTGATTATTCCGGTACTTGAGGATGGTGCCTATTTCGAACTCTTTTTTGAGGAGCGTTTTGCCTCGATGAGTATCCTGGCTATTGAGGAATTTGATTCCTTTCCCCGGCTCTTCTTTGGCACTTTTACAAAGCCGTTTGCCACTGGATTAAAGGTTGGGTATGTCATCTGTGACCACTCCCAAGTCCTGTCAAAAATGGCTAGTATAAAAGGCCATCATGACTTCGGTACTTCTAATTTTAATCAAGCCATCGTGGAGCAGGTTACTTTGGATGGTGCCTATGATGCTCATCTGGTTAAAAGTCGTTCTCGTTATTTGGAAAAAATGGAAACCTTGCATCAAACCCTCATCGGCGAAGGGCTGCCCGAATTGGGTTGGGATTGGCAGAAACCGGATGGTGGCATGTTTCTTTGGCTCAAGGGGCCCGACGCTGTTGATACTTCCCGGGAAGGAGCTTTTTTTGAAAATGCTGTAAAAGGAGGAGTTCTTTATGTTCCAGGTGATTTATGTTTTGCGCCTGGAGGCCCCAAAAACTACATCCGTTTATCTTTTGGAGTACTTGAACAGAACGATTTGGTTGAAGCAGGACACCGCCTTGCCAAAGTAATGCGAAAGTTCAAATAACCAATATCTTTAATCTTATCTTATCTGAGTTATGAAAATATGTTGCATCGGCGCAGGCTATGTAGGTGGGCCTACCATGGCGGTAATCGCAGAAAAATGTCCTCACATTACGGTTACCGTGGTCGATGTAGACGCATCCAAAATCGAGGCTTGGAATAACGGGAATTTACCGATTTTCGAACCGGGACTCCAGAAAGTCGTCGATGGCCGACGGGGAACCAACTTGTTTTTCTCAACCGACCGTGAAACCGCTATCGCAGAGGCGGACATTATTTTTGTTGCTGTAGGAACACCTACAAAAAAATACGGTATTGGCGCCGGTCGAGCCGCGGATCTTGTGTATATTGAAAAGTGTGCACGTGATATTGCGCAAATGGCAAAGGGTCCAAAAATCATTGTGGAGAAATCCACTATTCCCGTTCGAACAGCCGATGCCATAAAAGCCATTTTGAATGAAAGCGACACTGCTCAGTTTCAGGTGCTTTCAAATCCGGAGTTTCTTGCGGAAGGGACCGCAATTAATGACCTGCATCATGCGGACCGTATATTGATTGGCGGAGATCAAACTCCTGAAGGTCTCAGAGCCATTGATACCTTGGCCAGTGTGTATGCAAATTGGATTCCTACCGAACGAATCCTTAAGACGAACCTTTGGTCATCTGAGCTATCCAAGCTAACCGCCAATGCATTCTTGGCTCAACGGATTTCTTCAATTAATGCAATGAGTGCTTTATGTGAGGCGACTGGTGCGGATGTGGATGAGGTTTCAAAGGCGATTGGAACGGATAGCCGAATTGGGCCAAAATTTTTAAAAGCCTCGGTTGGCTTTGGAGGATCTTGTTTCCAGAAGGATATTTTGAATCTTGTTTACCTCTGTGAATATTATGGTCTTCAGGAAGTTGCCGACTATTGGTGCAAGGTGGTTGAGATGAATGATTACCAGAAAAAACGATTTTCAGCCAAAATAGTAGAAACGCTTTTTAATACAGTTAACGGGAAGAAAATTGCCATTCTTGGTTTTGCTTTCAAAAAGGATACCAATGACACGCGCGAGTCTTCATCGATTTATGTCTGTCAGGATCTTATTGCGGAGAACGCCACCGTTTCGATTTTCGATCCACAAGTCGCTCACAATCTGATTTTTACAGATTTGGGTCAAACTCAGGAAGACGAAAATGGTGTCCCGAACCGAAATGTTGAAATTGCCGAAGACGCCTACGCCGCATGTGCGGGAGCTCACGCTGTGGCCGTTCTAACGGAGTGGGATATGTTTAAGGATCTGGATTTTCAGCGGGTATTCGATTCAATGGAGAAACCGGCATGCATTTTCGATGGCCGAAATATTCTCGATCGAGCAGCTCTTGCAAAAATTGGCTTCAAGACTTACGCAATTGGTAAGTCCAATACCTGATTCTTAGCCAGCTTTTGCCAGTCTTCTATCTTTATCGATTCTGGTCGAGTAGTAGGCTTCAGGCCGTTGGCAATAAGATCTTCGAGCCATGGCAAGAAAAGCCCGGCAGCATCGATCTTGGGAATGATGGAGCTTATCTGCTTTCGTCTTTGTCTGAATATTTGCCGGATACCGTCCTTTATCGTCTTCGAAAACAGGATGGGACTGTCCTTAATCTTTATACTCAACAATGCTGAGCCCACCTCTGGTTTGGGGTAAAAGCAATTGGCACTCACCTTATGGACTGCCTCCACATCATAAGCTGATTTTAGAAATATTGAAATGGGTCCGTAGTTGCCTGAATCGCTTGCGGCAATAAATCGATTAGCTGCTTCTTTTTGTAACATTATCACCATGCGCGATGGAAGGGGACCGGATAGAACCGCATCCAACCAAGGTGTGGAAATAGCATAGGGTAAGTTCGCAACGATTTTGAAAGGCTTGTCTTCAGTTGGGACCTCTGCAAGCGGTGCGTCCATCGCGTCGCCGTGCTTCAAATTAAAATGTTGTGGGTACTCAGGCAGGACCACTTCTTCCAAGTAGCGAAAAAACCCGGAATCCATTTCTATAGCGTAAACCTGGCAGCCTGCCTGAAGCAAAAGTTGGCTTAACGCACCCAGGCCCGGGCCGATTTCCACCACGGTGTCTCCTGGTGTTATTTCAGCTAGTTCGAGTGACTTTCGAGCAATGTTGGCTTCAATCAGAAAATTTTGCCCAAATCGTTTCCTGGGAGCGAGTTGACGGGACTCCAGGAGAGCTTTAACGACAGTTAGGGTTGGATAATCCATCCTTTAGCGCAGGAGAGCTTACAAATTGTGGATTTCTCGGATAAACGCTCCCGGATCAGCGTGCTCCATTAGCGCTTGTCCGATGAGGACAGCTTGAGCACCAGCTGCCTTAACGCGCTTAACATCCTCGATGGAAACAATCCCCGATTCTGCAATACTTACACAACCTTCGGGGATTTTTGGAATCAGCGCTTCAGATAATGCCAGGTCAGTCGTGAAAGTTGCGAGGTTGCGGTTATTCACGCCGATAATGCGCGCTTCAGCTTGGACTGCTCGTGCAAGGTCGTCTTCGTTGTGAATTTCAAAGATAGAATCAAGGCCGGCCGCATTCGCGCTCCTATAAAGCATTTGAATCTCCTTATCCGTCAGTGCGCGGACGATGATCAGTATGGCACTGGCCCCTGCTTGGGCAGCCTCCACTATTTGGATCGGATGCACGAAAAAGTCTTTCCTCAAACAAGGGACCCTCGCTTGAGAACCTTTTATCAGGTTGGTTACGTCTTGCAGGTCGTTTATCGATCCTGAAAAAAACCGTTCATCCGTAAGAACGGAGATAGCGTCCGTCTGTGCGTCCACATAATGTCCTCCCTGAGCCAGGGCAGATGCTCCCGCTGCAATGTCACCTGCAGATGGGGATTTGCGCTTTATTTCGGAAATTACGGAAACCTTGTCGTGACCGAAAAGAGCTTGGAACAGGGATGGGCGGTCCGGATCAATAAAAGCCTCCAATTCGGAGTCCTGCACCTCGCGTACGCGGTCGGCGATCTCCAGCCTTTTGTACGCCATTATCTCATTCAATTTGTCCATTCTTCGGGATTCGTTCTTTATTTATTTAAGGAACTGTTATAACCAAGAACTTAATAATCCTGCCTATCCAACAAAAAAATACAACTGTGAGCTCAATCAATGCTTTGCGCGAAACTGTGGCCGCACTCAGAGCCCCTGATGGGTGTCCATGGGACATTGAACAGACCCATCAGTCTTTGGCTGTGTGTTTGATAGATGAATGCTGTGAACTCCTGGAGACCCTGGATACCTTGGATATGGATCACATGCGGGAAGAGCTTGGCGATGTGCTGTTGCAGGTCATAATGCACGCTCAGATTGCCAGCGAGAAGGGAACATTCGATTTTGATGCCGTTTGCGATGAAGTGAACGAAAAACTGATTCGACGCCATCCGCATGTGTTTGGCCCGGATGATTTAAATTTGAAGGATTCCACCGCAGTTTTGAAGAAGTGGGACGAGATAAAAGCTACTGAACAAAAGAACGGAAACCAGTCCGAAGGAAAGATGTTCAAACACTTACCGCCCCAATTGCCATCCTTGCTCCGTGCCAGAGATGTCTATAAACAGATTCAAAAGAAAGGCCTGGATACCGAGTCCCTTGTGAATGAACAATCCGTGGCCATTCAGGCTCAACAGATAAGCGAAGAATCTGTCGGCAAAACATTATTTGAAATGGCGGCTTCTTGCCGCATTGCTGGAATTGATCCTGAATCGGCATTAAGACGCTATGCCAACCATATTATTAAAAAGATTGAAGAAAGATACTGAGACCAGGTTTCACACCGTGCGGACTTCGAATGGTCCGATAATGATACCGTACTACCTTCGTCGATCTAAACGCGCTCGTCGTATCACGGTTCGTCTCGGCGCACAAAATCAAGCACTTGTGATCGTGCCCTATCGCGCATCGCTCAAAGTAGCTCTCGCGTTTCTTGATCAATGCGGGGATTGGCTGCTCGACCAAATGTCGAAAGCGCCTTCTCCGACATCCATTTTGGAATATCTTCTGAACAAGCCTGTGTTCACATTAAATGGAAGGCGGTGTCGTGTAACCTTTGCTTTTACAAGCGGGTGCCCTTATTTTGAATACAAACGGGAGAAAGAAAAAGTCGTCTTTCGTTACGACCCGCATAATATCCATGAAGCCCGTATTCGAGAGGCCCTCAAGAAGCTGGCCAAACTCTGCCTCACCGAGCGCCTTGAATTTCTTTGTAGCGAAAAGAAGATTATTCATCCCCCAAGTCGCGTTACCGTGCGTGACCAATCCAGCCGTTGGGGATCCTGCTCTCCCTCGCGAAGCATCTCTTTGAACTGGAGACTCATACTCCTGACAACTGGAGTGCAGGATTACGTCATCCTTCATGAGCTGGCGCATTTGAAGGAAATGAATCATTCCAGAGATTTCTGGAGTTTGTTGAACAGCTATGATTCCCGCAGCAAGCTTCATGATCGTCGGTTAAATATGGTTGGTCGAACAATCATTTCACTCGGGCGATCAGAGTGACCGAAGAATCGCCAGATCTGTTGATCAAAGGATTGGATCCTTTTCTGTCACACCTTGAGAAAGAACGTAGACTGTCTGCCTATACGGTTCGAAACTATGGACAGGCCATTCGAGATTTCTCCTTTTGGATGAAGGCGAATACGCGTTGGGACGGTGAGTGGGAGGACTTATCAGCAACACAGCTAAAACGATTTCTCATCGAGCGCCAAGGGTCTCATTCCCGTCGAACGATTCATAATCACTTTTCCGCGTTGAAGACCTATTCGAAGTATTTGCAGACGCAAAAGCTCATAAAAAAAAATCCCTTTACCGGGATCGTGTTACCTAAACTCGCCAAACCTTTGCCCAAGTTTTTAACGGAGAAGCAAATGAGTCAGTTGCTTGCCGGGCCTATGAAATTGCTCGATAATGAAACGCTTGATCCCTGGCTTGTCTGGCGCGATCGCCTGGTGTTGGAGTTGCTCTACGGTGCAGGTTTGCGTGTGAGTGAGTTAGCCGGCCTCAATTACGGAGCGATCGATTTTCAACGTGGAGTTGCCCGTGTCCTGGGTAAGGGTAACAAGGAACGCTTATGTCCGCTGGGAAAGATTGCGATGGTGGTGCTCGAAAAGTTTCGTCAGGAATATGCCCCGGCTACGGGATATGAGGATCCGGTTGTTTTAGGAAATAAAAAAAATCGGATCCGAGTACGGCAGGTTCAACTCATGGTCAAACAGTACCTTGCTTTAGCCGATTTGCCTCTCGATTTAACACCGCACAAAATTCGACATTCATTTGCTACTCATTTATTGAATCATGGAGCTGATTTACGTCTGGTCCAGGACCTCCTTGGTCATGCGAGTCTTTCGACCACCCAGATTTATACCCACGTAACGTTGGGCCGATTAAAAGATGCACACAGCAAAGCGCATCCCAGGGCATAACTTTTTAAACTACGAGCTTGTCGCTAATCCGAATCTTTCCACCTTCAATAACTCTGCAATAAATCCCGCGAAGGTTTAAACATCGATATTCCGGGAGATTGATCCATTTCAGGATATCTTTCCCAAATTCTCCGGCAAATTTAGCGCAGGCATCGTTGAAAACATCTGTGACTTCTAATGTAACAGATCCAACGTTGAAGCGACCACCTACGGGGAACTCCTCTGCGTTCAGATCGCGATCCACCATAATGTTATCACCAGGATGGTAGTGGTTGTTTTTCTCTTTTTGGAAGAGGCGGATGATTCGTGAGTTACAAACGGCCACCTGGACTCGAGGGTCAGAATCTCCGTTTTCAAGATACTTCCATGTTCTCCAAATCCAGCGATCACCTATGGCACCTTTTTCTACATCTATGTCAATGGAGTCAGGATACTCTCGAACTCCATCGTCTATGCGCAGGCATAGGGAGGTTACCTGCCCGGTGTAGGGGTTTTCAGCGAGAGAAGCTTGAAGTGTGGTTAAACGAGAATCGTTGCTCATGGCTAATAGTGTGCGTGGTCGAATACCCAGCCCCGATTTTCTTTGTTGAACCGGTGATAATCTTTTTTAGGAAGCGTATTCAAGA includes:
- a CDS encoding exosortase-associated EpsI family protein; this translates as MPFTSPKLYLLVFCGIALFALALFTILPRKADPLFTLPDFKSKLPSDLDDWDWIDPPLSESEEVLKVIDRDLAFDEGLYRVYISGEVMVAVWAAYWSPGKVDVRDVQWHVPDSCWVNGGWNIDQGLDDYPLAFPNGRKLISGKYRLMEKNGGKVHVAFWHLVGGNNLKITRNAGSLIELPEIISQTGFQSQDEQFFFRISSTHAFEDLMTDPGFRKIVESLGMLGLNDAQTEM
- a CDS encoding PEP-CTERM sorting domain-containing protein (PEP-CTERM proteins occur, often in large numbers, in the proteomes of bacteria that also encode an exosortase, a predicted intramembrane cysteine proteinase. The presence of a PEP-CTERM domain at a protein's C-terminus predicts cleavage within the sorting domain, followed by covalent anchoring to some some component of the (usually Gram-negative) cell surface. Many PEP-CTERM proteins exhibit an unusual sequence composition that includes large numbers of potential glycosylation sites. Expression of one such protein has been shown restore the ability of a bacterium to form floc, a type of biofilm.), with amino-acid sequence MSTLCCTFSGLKGQLVVWDFDGITYQNTILASSFASYPAGSMSASNISVGSGLLRRNENHGIEFRSWSTNSSLDVANNDYIAFDVTVDVGRAANFGDLTFDFRGRDTGGSNGPDKFAVFTSVAGFTGGNEVDTFNISGDPGYGTVTFDLSSLTNVTGTVEVRIYGWDSGSNNGDIKFKSNSDTDIVLGGEVIPEPSTYALIFGGIALAVVMLKRRA
- the serS gene encoding serine--tRNA ligase, encoding MIDTKILREEPERVREAIANKGSDCDLDAILAMDIERRQLITTVEQLRAQQKSVNSEMAALGKGSPEFLAKLEEMRAVASNVKEGDSSLKELEEKWEQALLSIPNIAHSSVPVAPTPEGNVVHSSWGDIASASPHAVAHYDSDVFNRLSDFPRGSKVTGAGWPFFQGGLARLIRSLINFYLDEARNNGFEELMAPLVVNEASARATGQLPDKEGQMYVIPQEGFYMIPTSEVPVTNFYRDEILDEADLPIYRACYTPCFRREAGSHGKDVRGLNRTHQFDKVELVKWVKPGESYDELESLRDHAERLLQKLELPYRVLLMCTGDLGFTQTKKYDLEVWAAGQERWLEVSSCSNFESFQARRANIRFRSQGEKPVHVHTLNGSALAVPRVLAAILENNLQEDGRVKIPAVLVDYFGEDYLT
- the tilS gene encoding tRNA lysidine(34) synthetase TilS codes for the protein MDWPNKADALADSISKSGLHLKATEKIGSSTGSLGVACSGGSDSLAVLLLVFAHFPELRSRITVLHFNHLLRGEASEQDAAFVEEVAKGLELEFVGGLWKDRDDSISVSEERARKARHAFFDAFVFEKKGALIISGHQQDDILETLLLRIARASNLKGLSAPKPVTEFANGKTMVRPLLTLSKAAIETALSDAAIPWREDASNADSRFDRNRLRNEVIPAWQEATQFDLGRAAAQVRAFLEEADEAIEHQLGQSAFPSPSDNPAELMEVDGPRAVLRRWFQMWIASRKLDGSISTSVVNEVLDRLADLGKGQWSASEGFIRVNGRRISFEKDFDQDFLRVERFSLSPNETLSLPSGAKLSSQWTQSSEKLLGDLKNGKYSESTTVLLDCDRIPHESFIIRFWQPGDRYQALNAPGNRKLQDLFGDRKIPKEERNKLPVVTTNDSLILWCPGLPVNHLVRVTEKTKEILQLTYTF